GACGCGGTAGCGGCGCAGCACGTCGGCGCCGAGCATCTGCTCCAGTTCCGCCGGCGTGTTGGCGCGGTGGGTGCCGGTGCCGCTGAGCAGCGTCAGCCGCTCCGGCCCGAAGCCCGCGGCCTCCAGCTCGGCCAGCACGACCGGCACGACGCGTCGGCTGGGGAAGGCGCGCGTGACATCGGGAAAGACCAACACAGCGCGCTGGCCACCGCGCACGAGTTCTGCAAGCGGCGGCCCGACCAGCGGTTGGCGCAATCCCCGGAGCAGGGCGGCACGTTCATCGGGCACACCTGGCACCGGCGCAGACTCGATCAGCGTGGCGCCATCCGGCGCGTCGATCTCAAGGCCGCGTTCGCCGTATGCCAGCCGCACCCGCATTGCTCCGCCTTTCTGTCGCTGTTTCCGATCGCTACTGTACGCCAGTTTGACCGCAAACCGTTGAGCCGGCGTCGGCTCGGGCCGGCCGGCCTACTCATCACGGCGGATGGCCCAGCCGGCCGCAAGGCGCACAATGGAGCCGCGTGCCGCGCCGGTGCGGAGGGTCAGCGCGCTGGCGAGAAGGCGCGAACGTTCCCAATCTCGGGAGCGAGCAAGAATGCGGACGACGCGGAGCCAGTGTGCGCATCCTGACGATTAATACCGGGTCCTCCAGCGTGAAGGCGAGCGTCTTCGCGACTGCCGGCGGCGAGCGCTTGCTGCTGTCCGCGGCTGGGGAGCGGCTCGGCGCGGCGGGCGCGCGGATCAAGCTCAGCGACGCGGCGGGTAAGACTCTGCGCGAGCAGCGGGGCGACCTCCCCGATCATGCCGCAGCGCTGCGGCTTCTGTTCGGCTGGCTGCGGGATCTGGATCCGCAGGCCGCGCCGGACGCGATCGGCCACCGCGTGGTGCACGGCGGCGCTCGCTTCATCGAGCCGACCCGCATCAGCGCCGAGATGCTGGCGGAGCTGGGCAAGCTCGAAGCGATCGACCCCGACCACCTGCCGCAGGCGATCGCCGGCATCCGTCTCGCGCTGGAGGCGTATCCGGAACTGCCGCAGGTCGCCTGCTTCGACACGGCCTTTCACCGGCACAAGCCACGCGTGGCGACGCTCTACGGCCTGCCGCGCGGGCTGCTGGAAGCCGGCATCGTGCGCTACGGCTTCCATGGCCTCTCGTACGAATCTGTGCTGGAGCGCCTGCGGACCAAAGCGCCGGAGGCGGCGGCCGGCCGGTTGGTGATCGCCCATCTGGGCAACGGCGCCAGCATGGCGGCGGTGCGCGACGGCGTGGGCGTCGACACGACGATGGGTTTCAGCCCCACGGGGGGGCTGGTGATGGGCACGCGCACCGGCGACCTCGATCCCGGCGTGCTGCTCTACCTGCAGCGGCAGCGCGGTCTCTCCGCCGACGCCCTGAGCGAACTGGTCAACACGCGCGGCGGCCTGCTCGGCGTTTCCGGCACTAGCTCAGACATGCGCGATCTCCTGGCGAATGAGCGGGCCGATCCACGCGCGGCCGAGGCGGTCGCGCTGTTCTGCTATCAAGCGCAAAAATTCCTCGGCGGGCTGGTGGCCGTGCTCGGCGGGCTGGACTGCCTGGTGTTCACCGGCGGCATCGGCGAGCACGCGGCGCAGGTTCGCGCCCGCATATGCTCCGGCCTGGCGTTTCTCGGCCTGGCGCTGGACGAGCGGCGCAATGCCGCGCACGACGCCATCATTTCGGCCGAGACCAGCCGCGTGCGCGTACGTGTGCTGCCGACGGATGAAGCGCTGATGATCGCCCGCCACACCGCGCGGCTGGTGGGCGAGAGAGGAGCCGCAGATGTTCACCTTTGACGCGGCGATTTCCAGCACCGTCTCCGTCGACGGCGCAGCCCCGGCAGCGACCGCGACACCCGCCCCACCGCCGGCAGCGGCGCTGCCCGACGGGCTGCTCGAACGCATGACTCGCTACTGGGCCGCCGCGAACTATCTCACGGTTGGGCAGATCTACCTGCGGGATAATCCGCTGCTGCGCGAGCCGCTACGGCCGGAGCAGATCAAGCCGCGGCTGCTGGGACATTGGGGCACGTCGCCGGGGCTCAGCTTCATCTACGTGCAGCTCAACCGCCTGATCCGCGAGCAGGACGCGAACGTGATCTACCTCACCGGGCCGGGGCACGGCGGTCCGGCGCTGCTTGCCAACGTCTACCTCGAAGGAACGTACAGCGAGATCTATCCCGACGTGACCCGCGATGCCGCCGGCATGCGGCGACTCTTCCGCCAGTTCTCGACGCCGGGCGGCGTGCCCAGCCATGTGAGCGTGCCCACGCCCGGCTCGATCCACGAGGGCGGCGAGCTAGGGTACGTGCTGATGCACGCGTTCGGCGCCGTCTTCGACAACCCTGATTTGTTGGCGGTGGCCGTGATCGGCGACGGCGAGGCGGAAACGGGGCCGCTGGCCGGCTCATGGAAGGGCGTCAGCTACCTGAACCCGGTGCGCGACGGCGCGGTGCTGCCGATCTTGCACCTCAACGGCTACAAGATCAGCGGTCCCACCGTGCTCGCCCGCGTCAGCGACGAGGCGGTGCGCTCGCTGATCGAAGGGCACGGCTACGAGGTGCACTTTGTCGAAGGTGACGATCCGGCGACGATGTTTCGCGCCTTCGCCGCCACGCTTGACGCCTGCTACGCGCGGATTCGCGCGATTCAGCAGGAGGCGCGGGGCCGCGGCTTTGCCGGCCGA
This DNA window, taken from Dehalococcoidia bacterium, encodes the following:
- a CDS encoding acetate/propionate family kinase, encoding MRILTINTGSSSVKASVFATAGGERLLLSAAGERLGAAGARIKLSDAAGKTLREQRGDLPDHAAALRLLFGWLRDLDPQAAPDAIGHRVVHGGARFIEPTRISAEMLAELGKLEAIDPDHLPQAIAGIRLALEAYPELPQVACFDTAFHRHKPRVATLYGLPRGLLEAGIVRYGFHGLSYESVLERLRTKAPEAAAGRLVIAHLGNGASMAAVRDGVGVDTTMGFSPTGGLVMGTRTGDLDPGVLLYLQRQRGLSADALSELVNTRGGLLGVSGTSSDMRDLLANERADPRAAEAVALFCYQAQKFLGGLVAVLGGLDCLVFTGGIGEHAAQVRARICSGLAFLGLALDERRNAAHDAIISAETSRVRVRVLPTDEALMIARHTARLVGERGAADVHL